The following are from one region of the Neurospora crassa OR74A linkage group III, whole genome shotgun sequence genome:
- the pkac-1 gene encoding cAMP-dependent protein kinase type 3 — protein MPLPSLGFLKKKRTKEGNTDPSSTSHPTSPVTPTSASSLDRNSIQSSIARISSHSSASQATSQSVATGTTTIDTTHMPTLLPHENPVNMNSVPVQQHAYPPQHTPSPGVAEQQNLPSISNLIHQPQYDQPATYKQSSRYVPSVSPANGGLPAPHTPQPSMPQPQQATLQPPHNHHQQSQAQQQQQQQQQQQPQQQQQQQQQQQQQLQPQPSQPRATKGKYSLADFEILRTLGTGSFGRVHLVQSRHNSRFYAVKVLKKAQVVKMKQVEHTNDERRMLAEVKHPFLITLWGTFQDAKNLYMVMDFVEGGELFSLLRKSGRFPNPVAKFYAAEVTLALEYLHSRDIIYRDLKPENLLLDRHGHLKITDFGFAKRVPDKTWTLCGTPDYLAPEVVSNKGYNKSVDWWSLGILIYEMLCGYTPFWDGSSPMKIYENILKGKVRYPQWVNPDAQDLLERLITADLSKRLGNLYGGPQDVKSHPWFAEVTWDRLARKDIDAPYTPPVKAGAGDASQFDRYPEETERYGQGGPDEYGHLFPDF, from the exons ATGCCTCTGCCTAGCCTCGGTTTCCTCAAAAAGAAACGGACGAAGGAGGGCAATACGGACCCTTCTTCGACTAGCCACCCAACCAGCCCAGTCACCCCTACCTCGGCCTCGAGCCTCGACCGCAACTCCATCCAGAGCAGCATCGCCCGGATCTCGTCGCACTCGAGTGCGTCGCAGGCCACTTCCCAGTCAGTCGCGACCGGCACTACCACCATCGATACAACCCATATGCCCACTCTTCTGCCGCACGAAAACCCCGTCAACATGAATTCTGTCCCGGTCCAACAGCATGCCTACCCCCCTCAGCACACGCCTTCTCCTGGAGTAGCGGAGCAGCAGAACCTCCCGTCCATCTCCAACCTCATACACCAACCGCAATACGACCAACCTGCCACCTACAAACAGTCGTCTAGATACGTTCCATCTGTATCCCCAGCTAACGGCGGCCTGCCCGCGCCGCACACGCCCCAGCCGTCCATGCCTCAACCACAGCAAGCAACACTGCAGCCGCCGCATAATCACCATCAGCAGTCTCAagctcagcagcagcagcagcagcagcagcagcaacaaccccaacagcagcagcagcaacaacagcaacagcaacagcaactgCAGCCTCAGCCTAGTCAGCCCAGGGCCACCAAGGGCAAGTATTCGCTCGCCGACTTCGAGATATTGAGAACCCTCGGCACTGGTAGCTTCGGCAGAGTCCACCTGGTCCAGTCTCGGCATAACTCGCGCTTCTATGCCGTCAAGGTGCTGAAGAAGGCCCAAGTGGTCAAGATGAAGCAGGTCGAGCACACCAATGACGAAAGAAGAATGCTAGCGGAGGTCAAACACCCCTTCCTGATCACGCTATGGGGAACATTTCAGGATGCCAAGAATCTTTACATGGTGATGGATTTCGTAGAGGGCGGCGAGCTCTTCTCGTTGCTGAGGAAGTCCGGA CGCTTTCCTAACCCCGTTGCCAAGTTCTACGCTGCAGAAGTCACCTTGGCCCTGGAGTACCTGCACTCGCGGGATATCATTTACAGAGATCTGAAGCCCGAGAACCTGCTTCTTGACCGCCACGGCCACCTCAAAATTACGGATTTCGGGTTCGCCAAGCGGGTTCCAGATAAGACGTGGACACTGTGTGGTACTCCAGACTACTTGGCACCAGAGGTTGTTTCCAACAAGGGTTACAACAAGTCGGTAGATTG GTGGTCCCTGGGTATTTTGATTTACGAAATGCTTTGCGGTTACACGCCCTTCTGGGACGGCAGCTCCCCCATGAAGATCTACGAAAACATTCTCAAGGGCAAGGTCAGATACCCTCAGTGGGTCAACCCCGACGCGCAGGACTTGTTGGAGCGGTTGATCACGGCAGACCTGAGCAAGCGCCTTGGAAACCTGTACGGCGGACCGCAAGACGTCAAGTCACACCCTTGGTTTGCCGAGGTGACTTGGGACCGACTGGCAAGGAAAGATATCGACGCGCCGTATACTCCGCCAGTCAAGGCCGGAGCAGGAGACGCGAGCCAGTTCGACAGGTATCCTGAGGAGACTGAGCGGTATGGACAAGGAGGGCCAGATGA GTACGGTCACTTGTTCCCGGACTTCTAA
- a CDS encoding lectin family integral membrane protein, which produces MMLLTSALSALWLATAAHGAVQQDAEGNVKSIGLRTHSLNQPYLDSDTQSRWYDFGGDTIIRTDQYIRLTSDRPSQMGNLWSKVPLTATNWEIEVEFKISGKNQLYGDGFAMWLTKERGREGPVFGNQDKFEGLGIFFDTYKNNRPGVVFPYVMAMVGDGRTSYDKDTDGKNQELAGCSARGIRHANVPTKFKLSHFQDKYLKLELQYKNEGEWLLCFETNQPPTIPPVAYLGFTAETGELSDNHDIISINARNLYTTAPPTKSTPGSGKGKKVTDQQAEGSWTWFLVKTLFFFFAVGGAYVGYTAYRTKQQRSHRF; this is translated from the exons atgatgttgttgacgtCGGCACTGTCGGCCTTGTGGCTGGCCACGGCGGCACACGGTGCTGTGCAGCAAGATGCAGAGGGCAACGTGAAGAGCATTGGA CTCAGGACGCATAGCTTGAACCAG CCATACTTGGACTCAGACACGCAAAGTCGGTGGTATGACTTTGGAGGAGACACCATTATCCGTACAGACCA GTACATTCGTCTCACATCCGACCGGCCGTCGCAGATGGGCAACCTTTGGTCCAAGGTGCCCTTGACAGCAACCAACTGGGAAATCGAGGTCGAGTTCAAAATTTCCGGAAAGAACCAGCTCTATGGCGATGGGTTTGCCATGTGGCTCACCAAGGAGCGCGGGCGCGAGGGGCCTGTTTTCGGCAACCAGGACAAGTTCGAGGGTCTCGGCATCTTCTTCGACACGTACAAGAACAACCGGCCCGGCGTCGTCTTCCCCTACGTCATGGCCATGGTGGGCGACGGACGGACCTCCTACGACAAGGACACGGATGGCAAGAACCAggagctggctggctgctcGGCCCGCGGTATCAGGCACGCCAACGTGCCGACCAAGTTCAAGCTGTCGCACTTTCAGGACAAGTACCTGAAGCTCGAGCTGCAGTACAAGAACGAGGGCGAGTGGCTCCTCTGCTTCGAGACCAACCAGCCGCCCACGATTCCTCCCGTGGCCTACCTCGGCTTCACGGCCGAGACGGGCGAGCTTAGCGACAACCACGACATCATCTCGATCAACGCCAGGAACCTCTACACTACCGCACCGCCGACCAAGTCCACCCCTGGTAGtggcaagggcaagaaggtgACGGATCAGCAAGCTGAGGGTAGCTGGACCTGGTTCCTGGTGAAgacgctcttcttcttcttcgcggTGGGAGGTGCCTATGTCGGATACACGGCGTACAGGACGAAGCAGCAGCGCAGCCATCGCTTTTAA